From a single Rhodococcus qingshengii JCM 15477 genomic region:
- a CDS encoding aspartate transaminase → MATFVPAARVDRIRESPSVAAAQRVRELKAQGREILDLTVGEPDFDTPDNIKSAAITAINTGQTKYTAVNGIPALREAIAARAASRTGIQYADNQITVGGGAKQVIFLALMATVEAGVEVIVPAPYWVSYPDMVLAHDGTPVIVQCEESDNFLLTAEALSAAITSNTKWVILNAPGNPTGSVYTREQLQALAEVIEANPHVSVLVDEIYDEINFGDAPIPSLLQVAPHLRDQVLVTNGVSKSHAMTGWRLGYGLGNSGLIGAVNKLQGQSSSCPSSISQAAAVEALTGDQSFLTESVRSYRRRRDLSAHLLGVVPGLEPVVPQGAFYLFVNCAGLIGKQTPDGTVIESDQDLVLYLLDEASVATIQGSAYGASPYFRISFATSEAVLEKAAAQIAAAVERLS, encoded by the coding sequence ATGGCGACTTTCGTTCCGGCTGCGCGCGTCGACAGAATCAGGGAGTCGCCGAGTGTGGCTGCCGCACAACGAGTGCGCGAGCTGAAGGCCCAGGGCCGTGAAATACTCGACCTGACCGTCGGGGAGCCCGATTTCGACACACCCGACAACATCAAGTCTGCGGCGATCACTGCGATCAACACGGGTCAGACCAAGTACACCGCAGTCAACGGCATCCCGGCTCTACGCGAGGCAATCGCAGCACGCGCGGCTTCGCGAACCGGAATCCAGTACGCGGACAACCAGATCACCGTCGGCGGCGGCGCGAAACAGGTCATCTTCCTCGCTCTCATGGCGACGGTCGAAGCCGGCGTCGAGGTTATCGTTCCCGCCCCTTACTGGGTTTCGTACCCGGATATGGTCCTCGCTCACGACGGAACTCCGGTGATCGTTCAGTGCGAGGAGTCCGACAACTTTCTTCTCACAGCCGAAGCACTATCCGCTGCAATCACTTCGAACACCAAGTGGGTCATCCTCAATGCCCCGGGCAACCCCACCGGATCTGTGTACACCCGCGAGCAGCTGCAGGCCCTCGCCGAAGTGATCGAGGCCAATCCCCATGTCAGTGTGTTGGTCGACGAGATCTACGACGAGATCAACTTCGGCGACGCTCCGATCCCGAGTCTGCTGCAGGTCGCTCCGCACCTCCGTGATCAGGTACTGGTCACCAACGGAGTCTCCAAGTCTCATGCCATGACCGGGTGGCGACTCGGATACGGACTCGGAAATTCCGGATTGATCGGCGCCGTCAACAAACTGCAGGGTCAGAGTTCTTCCTGCCCGTCCTCGATCAGCCAGGCCGCAGCCGTGGAAGCCCTCACCGGCGACCAGAGTTTCCTCACCGAATCCGTACGAAGTTACCGACGACGACGCGACCTCTCGGCTCACCTCCTCGGTGTTGTCCCCGGGCTCGAGCCCGTCGTGCCGCAGGGTGCGTTCTACCTGTTCGTCAACTGTGCCGGCTTGATCGGCAAGCAGACCCCGGATGGCACCGTGATCGAGTCCGACCAGGATCTCGTCCTCTATCTCCTCGACGAGGCGTCGGTTGCCACCATTCAGGGTTCGGCTTACGGCGCATCGCCGTACTTCCGTATCTCCTTCGCCACCTCCGAGGCCGTCCTCGAAAAGGCCGCGGCACAGATCGCCGCGGCAGTCGAACGCCTTTCCTGA
- a CDS encoding DUF4259 domain-containing protein: protein MGAWGSGPFENDGAGDLIASIGHGDFTFESVEWAFEDDYLEVDGGQIAIALLELVLIVRADHKRDPATEDLDLDSFTAALTSERLTWLIEMVERTIASTDSELFELWDEQGPEELASWRVPVVDGLEDLRVLSV from the coding sequence GTGGGCGCGTGGGGATCGGGACCGTTCGAGAACGACGGTGCAGGGGATTTGATCGCGTCCATCGGGCACGGTGACTTCACCTTCGAATCGGTGGAGTGGGCATTCGAGGACGACTACCTCGAGGTGGACGGCGGCCAAATCGCCATCGCCTTGCTCGAATTGGTGCTGATCGTGCGCGCCGATCACAAGCGCGACCCCGCCACCGAAGACCTCGATCTCGATTCCTTCACCGCGGCCCTGACCAGCGAACGGCTCACCTGGTTGATCGAAATGGTGGAGCGCACCATCGCATCGACCGATTCGGAACTGTTCGAATTGTGGGACGAGCAGGGACCGGAAGAGCTTGCGTCGTGGCGAGTTCCCGTCGTGGACGGTCTCGAGGATCTGCGCGTTCTGTCGGTCTGA
- a CDS encoding LysE family translocator → MLTALLAATAVLALLTLVPGPDMAVVTQAALGAGRSAGFRVAAGIVSGLLVWGLLTVLGLSAILAASAEAYTVVKLAGAAYLIYLGVRALWESRTSRMQHNADAPRSQKAGTWKTGFTTNLLNPKIAVFYTGLLPQLVPAGWPTGPSLALLVLIHAAITIVWLSGYVVLLSRARSTFEKPRVRQALERITGTVLLGFGAKIALEAR, encoded by the coding sequence ATGCTGACCGCTCTGCTCGCCGCCACAGCTGTGCTCGCCCTACTGACTCTGGTCCCCGGGCCCGACATGGCCGTCGTGACGCAGGCTGCTCTCGGCGCGGGCAGATCCGCCGGTTTCCGGGTAGCTGCCGGCATCGTCTCGGGCCTTCTGGTGTGGGGTCTGTTGACCGTCCTCGGGCTGTCGGCGATCCTGGCCGCGTCGGCGGAGGCGTACACCGTCGTCAAGCTCGCCGGCGCGGCTTACCTGATCTATCTCGGTGTGCGAGCACTGTGGGAGAGCCGGACGTCGCGGATGCAACACAATGCCGACGCTCCACGATCGCAGAAGGCCGGGACATGGAAGACGGGCTTCACCACCAACCTGCTCAACCCCAAGATCGCCGTCTTCTACACCGGACTGTTGCCGCAGTTGGTTCCGGCCGGGTGGCCGACGGGACCGTCGCTTGCATTGCTGGTGCTCATCCACGCAGCCATCACCATCGTGTGGCTCAGTGGCTACGTGGTCCTTCTCTCGCGAGCGCGTAGCACCTTCGAGAAGCCCCGAGTGCGACAGGCACTCGAGCGCATAACCGGAACAGTTCTTCTAGGATTCGGAGCGAAGATCGCGCTCGAAGCGCGCTGA
- a CDS encoding alpha/beta hydrolase translates to MRRFGFVGIVLVVLALVVGGVAYAEPAPENPPGDSAGQAGAHINRIEQLSPTRSAVFVESPAMRREVQVQVLHPASSAGSRPSFYLLDGVSAGSESGYSESTWTQKTDIEAFFADKNVNVVLPVGGTGSFYTNWKNDDPNLGVNEWESFLAEELPTLIDSAFSGNGTNVVGGVSMGALGAANLITHHPKLYTGLASYSGCLDNSESSSQDSVRLTVASKAGDATNMWGPASDPDWQKHDPSTNAETLRGKTIYVSSGTGAPGEYDNVFTPSGLQTAIEGGPLEALANTCTQLFEARLGELSIPAVFAYRNDGTHSWPYWQDALHDSWPTVKTALGM, encoded by the coding sequence ATGCGGAGATTTGGGTTTGTCGGGATTGTGTTGGTCGTGCTCGCGCTTGTCGTGGGCGGAGTGGCGTATGCCGAACCGGCACCTGAAAACCCACCAGGAGATTCGGCCGGTCAGGCCGGGGCTCACATCAATCGCATAGAGCAGTTGTCGCCCACACGCAGTGCCGTCTTCGTCGAGTCGCCGGCCATGCGGCGCGAGGTGCAAGTGCAGGTTCTGCATCCAGCGTCGAGTGCCGGTTCGCGTCCGTCCTTCTACCTACTCGACGGCGTCAGTGCCGGTTCGGAATCCGGATACTCCGAAAGCACCTGGACTCAAAAGACCGACATCGAAGCGTTTTTCGCCGACAAGAACGTCAACGTCGTTCTCCCTGTTGGCGGTACCGGCAGTTTCTACACCAACTGGAAGAACGACGATCCGAACCTCGGTGTGAACGAGTGGGAATCGTTTCTCGCAGAAGAACTTCCGACGTTGATCGATTCTGCGTTTTCCGGAAATGGGACGAACGTGGTCGGCGGGGTGTCCATGGGTGCGCTCGGCGCGGCCAACCTCATCACACATCACCCGAAGCTCTACACCGGATTGGCCTCGTACAGTGGCTGTCTCGACAACTCCGAATCGTCCTCGCAGGACTCCGTACGGCTCACCGTGGCCAGCAAGGCGGGCGACGCCACCAACATGTGGGGCCCGGCGTCGGACCCCGACTGGCAAAAGCACGACCCGTCCACCAACGCGGAAACGCTGCGAGGGAAGACGATCTACGTGTCCTCCGGTACAGGTGCGCCCGGAGAATACGACAACGTCTTCACCCCGAGTGGACTGCAGACTGCCATCGAAGGCGGACCGCTCGAGGCGCTCGCTAATACGTGCACACAACTGTTCGAAGCGAGGTTGGGCGAGTTGTCGATTCCCGCAGTATTCGCGTATCGGAACGACGGCACCCATTCGTGGCCGTACTGGCAAGACGCGCTTCACGATTCCTGGCCGACGGTGAAGACGGCGCTGGGAATGTGA
- a CDS encoding MYG1 family protein has product MIIATHNGKFHADDVFGVSLLKQLYPDATVVRSRDESVLDSADIVLDVGGRYNPAEGRFDHHQRDAGERSNGILYSAFGLLWQEYGLQFCEGDASVFRRIDSRLVEGIDAVDNGQEIYTLNDYGTKPFDLSSVLDLFNPISSTDEEFDTQFELAVVLATQVLIRLRAKYAGDAAAEREFTETYEKATDPRFVVLERFVPHGRAASAQPELLFTIFPNTNGGWSIQTVKPADSKFGSRKLLPEQWRGLNGSDLAAQTGVDSSVFCHKAGFIAAAQTRDGALQLLELALAE; this is encoded by the coding sequence GTGATCATCGCGACCCATAACGGCAAGTTCCATGCAGACGACGTCTTCGGCGTATCGCTGCTCAAGCAGCTGTACCCCGACGCCACCGTCGTTCGCAGCCGTGACGAGTCCGTCCTCGACAGCGCGGACATCGTGCTCGACGTCGGCGGTCGCTACAACCCGGCCGAGGGGCGCTTCGACCATCACCAGCGTGATGCCGGCGAGCGCAGCAACGGCATCCTGTACTCCGCCTTCGGTCTGCTCTGGCAGGAATACGGCCTGCAGTTCTGTGAAGGCGACGCCTCCGTGTTCCGCCGTATCGACAGCCGACTGGTCGAGGGCATCGACGCCGTCGACAACGGCCAAGAGATCTACACCCTCAACGACTACGGCACCAAGCCTTTTGATCTGTCGTCCGTGCTGGACCTTTTCAATCCGATCTCGTCCACCGACGAGGAGTTCGACACCCAGTTCGAGCTGGCCGTCGTTCTCGCAACCCAGGTCTTGATTCGCCTGCGCGCCAAGTACGCCGGCGACGCGGCCGCCGAGCGCGAGTTCACCGAGACCTACGAAAAAGCAACGGATCCGCGCTTCGTCGTCCTGGAACGCTTCGTTCCCCACGGCCGCGCCGCGTCTGCCCAGCCGGAGCTGCTGTTCACCATCTTCCCGAACACCAACGGCGGCTGGTCGATTCAGACGGTCAAGCCTGCTGACTCCAAGTTCGGTTCACGAAAGCTGTTGCCGGAGCAGTGGCGCGGCCTGAACGGCTCGGATCTTGCCGCCCAGACGGGCGTCGACAGTTCGGTCTTCTGCCACAAGGCCGGGTTCATCGCGGCGGCGCAGACCCGTGACGGCGCCCTCCAATTGCTCGAACTGGCACTGGCCGAGTAG
- a CDS encoding bifunctional metallophosphatase/5'-nucleotidase has protein sequence MTRRMTRTCAVLATTLLATTATSLSGVANAESQDTVSVRLLAFNDLHGSLRPPEGVRSEIRQADGSLTPAGGAAYLAAYVTQLRSQATNSLLYSVGDNWGSSALESAMFNDEPTVELLNRMKIDASAIGNHELDKGLAEFRRMQSGGCSAVDACTFSPSFDGANFPLMAANMTYTNGTPATLPFTVNMVDGIPLGVIAISPANTSQIVTPGGIADLQFGDEVEAINRTADVLDFFGVKAITVLLHRGDEPAVEGGPNDCNVESGPARDIALRASPKVDVIFTADSHQQYNCEFPDPAGNPRVVMQGASHGRIVSVADVTIDRNTREVVRDQTSAFNQIVTHDISPDPDIQALADRAWSEASDSAQRPVGTITADLTRDRVPSGESTLGNLVADAQLAAGSTRGAQLALTNPGGMREDLDFGTSGQVTYRQAYGVQPFGNSLEVLSVTGAVLKDALEQQFQIDLDGTATERILSPSAGFTYAMDRRAAPGSRISEMRLNGQDIAPDGAYSVVVNKFLAEGGDGFTALKNSTQMTGAGNDLDALTALFAAGSPVSPPATDRIRTVG, from the coding sequence ATGACGCGACGCATGACACGAACGTGTGCCGTGCTCGCAACGACCCTTCTCGCCACCACCGCGACCTCCCTGAGTGGCGTCGCCAACGCAGAGTCCCAGGACACGGTGTCGGTACGTCTGTTGGCGTTCAACGATCTGCACGGCAGTCTCCGCCCGCCGGAAGGTGTTCGCAGCGAGATCAGGCAGGCCGACGGCTCTCTTACCCCCGCAGGTGGCGCGGCGTATCTCGCTGCTTACGTGACGCAACTTCGCAGCCAAGCCACCAACTCGCTGCTGTATTCGGTCGGTGACAACTGGGGATCGTCGGCGCTCGAGTCGGCGATGTTCAACGACGAACCGACGGTCGAACTCCTGAACCGGATGAAGATCGACGCTTCCGCGATCGGCAACCACGAACTGGACAAAGGGCTCGCCGAGTTCCGTCGCATGCAGTCCGGCGGTTGCTCCGCTGTCGATGCGTGCACGTTCAGTCCGTCCTTCGACGGCGCCAACTTCCCACTGATGGCCGCGAACATGACGTACACCAACGGCACCCCGGCCACGCTGCCCTTCACCGTGAACATGGTCGACGGCATTCCGCTCGGAGTAATCGCGATATCCCCCGCCAACACGTCGCAGATCGTGACACCAGGCGGGATCGCCGATCTGCAGTTCGGCGACGAGGTCGAAGCGATCAACCGCACCGCCGACGTCCTCGACTTCTTCGGCGTCAAAGCCATCACCGTCCTCCTGCACCGTGGGGACGAACCGGCCGTCGAAGGTGGGCCCAACGACTGCAACGTCGAGTCCGGGCCGGCCCGCGACATCGCCCTTCGTGCGTCACCGAAGGTGGACGTCATCTTCACCGCCGACAGCCACCAGCAGTACAACTGCGAATTCCCTGATCCCGCAGGCAATCCCAGAGTCGTGATGCAGGGCGCTTCGCACGGCCGGATCGTGTCCGTCGCAGACGTCACCATCGATCGCAACACACGCGAGGTCGTTCGCGATCAGACGTCCGCGTTCAATCAGATAGTGACACACGATATTTCGCCGGATCCCGATATTCAGGCTCTCGCCGACCGGGCCTGGTCGGAGGCGTCGGACAGCGCTCAGCGGCCGGTGGGGACCATTACCGCCGATCTGACACGCGACCGCGTCCCCAGCGGCGAATCGACACTCGGCAACCTGGTCGCCGACGCTCAACTCGCCGCCGGATCGACACGAGGCGCCCAACTAGCGTTGACGAACCCTGGCGGCATGCGCGAGGACTTGGACTTCGGCACTTCCGGCCAGGTCACCTACCGCCAGGCCTACGGTGTTCAGCCATTCGGTAACAGCCTCGAGGTGCTCTCCGTCACAGGAGCGGTGTTGAAGGACGCACTCGAACAGCAATTCCAGATCGACCTCGACGGCACCGCTACCGAGCGCATCCTCTCCCCGTCCGCGGGCTTCACCTACGCCATGGACCGGCGAGCAGCGCCGGGCTCGCGAATCTCGGAAATGCGCCTGAACGGGCAGGACATCGCCCCCGACGGCGCCTACAGCGTCGTGGTGAACAAGTTCCTCGCCGAGGGCGGGGACGGTTTCACCGCACTGAAGAACTCCACCCAGATGACCGGCGCGGGCAACGACCTCGACGCCTTGACTGCCCTGTTCGCAGCCGGGTCCCCGGTCTCGCCGCCTGCCACCGATCGCATCCGCACCGTCGGCTGA
- the hisC gene encoding histidinol-phosphate transaminase: MTAHIRPDLASIPAYVPGRNFPGAIKLASNETTVGPLPGVRDAVADAVANANRYPDNAAVALIEALASFLKVEPANVAAGCGSVTLCQELVQITCDQGDEVIYAWRSFEAYPVVTQVGHAVSVKVPLTEDFGHDLDAMLAAITDRTRLIFVCNPNNPTGNALSKAELESFLDAVPAHVVVALDEAYFEYSRSDADGIELFRSRPNVVVLRTFSKAYGLAGIRVGYAVADPEIIVALGKVHTPFTVSAVAQAAAIASLAAADELLARTEGVIAERTRVRTALIEAGYTVPESSANFVYLPLGELSPAFAEASTEAGILIRQYGVEGVRMTIGDPHENDAFLAFADTDVAKQAAGIGVTA; this comes from the coding sequence GTGACCGCACACATTCGCCCTGACCTCGCCTCCATCCCCGCCTACGTTCCCGGACGCAATTTTCCGGGTGCGATCAAGCTGGCGAGCAACGAAACGACAGTAGGGCCGTTGCCCGGTGTGCGTGACGCCGTCGCCGACGCGGTCGCCAATGCCAACCGCTACCCGGACAATGCCGCGGTTGCACTCATCGAGGCGCTGGCCAGCTTCTTGAAAGTCGAGCCGGCCAACGTCGCCGCTGGTTGCGGCTCCGTGACGCTGTGCCAGGAACTCGTGCAGATCACGTGCGATCAGGGTGACGAGGTCATCTACGCGTGGCGTTCGTTCGAGGCGTACCCCGTGGTCACCCAGGTCGGCCATGCCGTCTCGGTCAAGGTTCCGCTGACCGAGGACTTCGGCCACGACCTCGACGCGATGCTGGCCGCGATCACGGATCGCACGCGGTTGATCTTCGTATGCAACCCCAACAACCCGACCGGCAATGCACTGTCGAAGGCAGAGCTCGAGAGCTTCCTCGACGCGGTCCCGGCGCACGTCGTCGTCGCACTCGACGAGGCGTACTTCGAATACTCACGCTCGGACGCCGACGGCATCGAGCTGTTCCGCAGCCGCCCCAACGTGGTTGTTCTGCGCACCTTCTCGAAGGCGTACGGCCTCGCGGGAATCCGCGTGGGTTACGCGGTCGCGGATCCGGAGATCATCGTGGCCCTCGGCAAGGTGCACACCCCGTTCACCGTGAGCGCTGTCGCGCAGGCCGCCGCAATCGCTTCCCTGGCTGCAGCAGACGAACTGCTTGCCCGCACCGAAGGTGTCATCGCCGAGCGGACGCGAGTTCGAACCGCTCTGATCGAAGCCGGGTACACCGTCCCCGAGTCGTCGGCGAACTTCGTCTATCTCCCCCTCGGGGAGCTCTCTCCCGCTTTTGCCGAGGCGAGTACCGAAGCGGGCATTCTGATCCGCCAGTACGGCGTCGAGGGCGTCCGGATGACCATCGGCGATCCACACGAGAACGACGCGTTCCTCGCTTTCGCTGACACCGACGTCGCGAAGCAGGCCGCGGGCATCGGCGTCACCGCGTGA
- a CDS encoding dienelactone hydrolase family protein: protein MSEIFRATAYLRGAEGEVATAVPLTVVEPDGPTRGGIVVLHEARKFSPALLNLMCALAGEGWVSVAPHLFHREPEHMQGEVFGDNLFADFDATLDWLVGREVLADTIGVLGFDDAGTAAMLVATSRPVGAAVSVAARGIVEALSVDAQALVDAATSLQAPWLALYGEDDPSTPREHVTLLREATAKADVATLVVSYAGLAHRADEPPQLSEDADLDDPDSASIIEAQTRIFDWFDSHLR from the coding sequence ATGTCGGAAATCTTCCGAGCCACCGCGTATCTGCGCGGAGCCGAAGGGGAGGTCGCCACGGCTGTTCCGCTGACCGTGGTGGAGCCGGACGGCCCGACGCGGGGCGGGATCGTCGTCCTGCATGAAGCCCGGAAGTTCAGCCCGGCTCTGCTGAATCTGATGTGCGCGCTTGCCGGCGAAGGGTGGGTGAGCGTCGCACCTCACCTGTTTCACCGCGAACCCGAACACATGCAGGGTGAGGTGTTCGGTGACAACCTCTTCGCCGACTTCGACGCGACCCTCGATTGGCTCGTCGGACGCGAAGTTCTCGCAGACACCATCGGGGTGCTCGGATTCGACGACGCCGGTACCGCCGCGATGCTCGTGGCCACCAGCCGTCCCGTCGGCGCCGCGGTGAGCGTCGCCGCCCGGGGAATCGTCGAAGCCTTGTCGGTAGATGCTCAGGCGCTTGTCGACGCGGCCACTTCCCTGCAGGCGCCGTGGCTGGCGCTGTACGGCGAGGACGATCCCAGCACGCCTCGCGAACACGTGACTCTGCTCCGGGAAGCGACCGCGAAGGCCGACGTCGCGACACTGGTGGTCAGCTACGCCGGACTGGCTCACCGGGCGGACGAGCCGCCACAGCTGTCCGAGGACGCTGACCTCGACGACCCTGATTCGGCCTCGATCATCGAAGCTCAGACCCGGATCTTCGACTGGTTCGACAGCCACCTGCGGTAA
- a CDS encoding helix-turn-helix domain-containing protein produces MVHTQFLNVCEVTSAISGGDPRDRGNRQPIPATYAFCGAATRTEENPLETVDSRTLPVYSAGAVEVPFVIAGMDELVSRETRWEAHSHPTHELLWNERGASSATVGSRTWTITPTVGLWMPAGVLHSAIAPAGTWYRAAQLDIASVPSLSDVPVAIEVTPLLRNLLERLADDSLGTSSRSLTEQMVIDVLAPSPNELLVLVPDSPLLQPIVDAIGDDPSDMRTLSDWARLLGVSPRTITRVFRSETGMSFGQWVSAVRAQRAVTLLAHGLDLQEVAERVGYHSTSAFGAAFRRTTGATPGMFRAS; encoded by the coding sequence GTGGTGCATACGCAATTCTTGAATGTGTGTGAGGTCACCTCGGCGATTTCGGGCGGTGATCCTCGCGATCGTGGGAACCGACAACCGATCCCCGCGACCTATGCTTTCTGCGGAGCAGCCACGCGAACCGAGGAGAACCCGTTGGAGACCGTCGACAGTCGGACGCTCCCGGTCTACTCGGCCGGGGCGGTCGAGGTGCCCTTTGTCATCGCGGGCATGGACGAGCTTGTCTCCCGCGAGACCCGGTGGGAGGCGCACTCGCACCCGACCCACGAATTGTTGTGGAACGAGCGAGGAGCGTCGAGCGCCACGGTGGGATCGCGCACGTGGACCATTACGCCGACCGTCGGTCTGTGGATGCCCGCCGGCGTCCTGCACTCGGCGATCGCGCCGGCCGGCACCTGGTATCGGGCCGCTCAGCTCGACATCGCGTCAGTTCCTTCTCTGTCCGACGTGCCGGTGGCGATCGAGGTCACTCCGCTGCTGCGGAACCTCCTCGAGCGACTGGCAGACGATTCACTCGGAACCTCTTCACGCTCGCTCACGGAGCAGATGGTGATCGACGTGCTGGCACCGTCGCCGAACGAGTTGCTGGTGCTGGTGCCGGACTCGCCACTTCTGCAACCCATCGTCGATGCGATCGGTGACGATCCGAGTGACATGCGAACGCTGTCCGACTGGGCAAGGCTCCTCGGTGTCAGCCCGCGAACCATCACCCGGGTATTTCGGTCGGAGACCGGGATGAGTTTCGGGCAGTGGGTCTCGGCTGTGCGCGCCCAACGAGCGGTGACCCTTCTTGCCCACGGCTTGGATCTACAAGAGGTTGCCGAGCGTGTGGGCTACCACTCGACCAGCGCATTCGGGGCGGCATTCCGGCGCACTACCGGCGCTACACCAGGGATGTTCCGGGCTAGCTGA
- a CDS encoding iron-siderophore ABC transporter substrate-binding protein produces MRSKRFLAVAAAAVAVALGMTACSSDSSETADGGSAGSGSSSFPVTIEHAFGTTTIDAKPERVATVAWANHEVPLALGVVPVGMAAATFGDDNGNGMLPWVEEKLDDLGAKPPVLFDETDGIDFEAVSDTNPDVILAAYSGLTQEDYDTLSEIAPVVAYPEGPWATSWRDVIKFNSMGLGMESEGQELISTIEKEIADEVAAHPQLAGKATMFLTHVDTADLSQVSFYTANDTRAAFFEDLGLSTPKSVADASTGGEFSKKVSAERVDVFDDVELIVTYGDQALVDALKADPLLSQMPAVANNSIVFLNGTGPMGTAANPTPLAISWVLGDYVDLLAGAAGKSE; encoded by the coding sequence ATGCGTTCAAAACGCTTCTTGGCGGTGGCCGCAGCAGCGGTCGCAGTCGCCCTCGGCATGACAGCTTGCAGTTCCGACTCCTCGGAGACCGCCGACGGCGGCAGCGCCGGAAGCGGATCCAGCTCCTTCCCTGTCACGATCGAGCACGCTTTCGGAACTACGACGATCGACGCCAAGCCGGAGCGAGTTGCCACCGTTGCCTGGGCCAATCACGAAGTGCCCCTTGCTCTCGGCGTGGTTCCCGTCGGAATGGCAGCGGCGACTTTCGGTGACGACAACGGCAACGGAATGCTGCCGTGGGTCGAGGAAAAGCTCGACGACCTTGGCGCGAAGCCGCCGGTGCTCTTCGACGAGACCGACGGCATCGACTTCGAAGCCGTCTCCGATACGAACCCTGACGTCATTCTTGCCGCATACTCCGGATTGACGCAGGAGGACTACGACACTCTCAGTGAGATCGCTCCGGTTGTGGCGTATCCCGAGGGGCCGTGGGCGACGTCGTGGCGTGACGTCATCAAGTTCAACAGCATGGGCCTCGGCATGGAATCCGAAGGGCAGGAACTGATCTCCACCATCGAGAAGGAGATCGCCGACGAGGTTGCCGCGCATCCGCAGCTTGCAGGCAAGGCAACCATGTTCCTGACGCACGTCGACACCGCTGATCTGAGCCAGGTCAGCTTCTACACGGCGAACGACACGCGCGCCGCGTTCTTCGAGGACCTCGGACTTTCGACGCCGAAGAGCGTTGCCGACGCCTCGACGGGTGGTGAGTTCTCGAAGAAGGTCAGTGCGGAGCGTGTGGACGTCTTCGACGACGTCGAACTGATCGTCACCTACGGTGACCAGGCACTTGTCGACGCACTCAAGGCTGACCCATTGCTCTCGCAGATGCCTGCCGTCGCCAATAACTCGATCGTGTTCCTCAATGGGACCGGGCCGATGGGAACGGCGGCCAACCCGACTCCACTCGCAATTTCGTGGGTACTCGGCGACTACGTCGATCTGCTCGCCGGGGCCGCTGGAAAGTCGGAGTGA
- a CDS encoding FecCD family ABC transporter permease, giving the protein MTVTSQDSTSGARDTRRPTFGNSLWLIALLVVLAVLMCASIVIGSRDVDWSDIFAALSGSTDNIGQGAIAKRIPRTVLAIIVGAALGLAGAVMQGITRNPLADPGILGVNMGASLAVVIGMAWFGLWTQTSMIWVAVLGAAGAALFVYVVGSLGRGGATPLKLALAGAATSAAFASFITAIMLPRNDIAGNIRSWQIGGVGGASFEVIRQGLPFLIVGFVICLLSARSLNSLALGDEVASGLGERVAVVRAVAALGAVLLCGAATAIAGPIGFVGLVVPHLCRLLIGIDNRWLLPFSALTGAGLLVAADILGRIVARPSEIDVGIITALIGAPFFIYIVRRQKIREL; this is encoded by the coding sequence GTGACTGTAACCTCGCAGGATTCGACGTCGGGCGCTCGCGATACGCGGCGCCCGACGTTCGGCAATTCGCTGTGGCTGATCGCCCTTCTCGTTGTCCTCGCGGTGCTCATGTGCGCCTCGATCGTCATCGGCTCTCGTGACGTCGACTGGTCCGATATCTTTGCCGCACTGAGTGGTTCAACGGACAACATCGGTCAGGGCGCGATTGCCAAGCGCATTCCGCGGACGGTGCTCGCGATAATCGTGGGAGCTGCGCTCGGTCTTGCCGGCGCAGTGATGCAGGGGATCACCCGAAACCCTTTGGCGGATCCCGGAATCCTGGGCGTCAACATGGGCGCTTCGCTCGCCGTGGTGATCGGAATGGCGTGGTTCGGACTGTGGACCCAGACCAGCATGATCTGGGTGGCCGTACTCGGTGCAGCCGGGGCGGCATTGTTCGTCTACGTAGTCGGGTCACTCGGGCGAGGTGGAGCCACGCCACTCAAGTTGGCTCTTGCCGGGGCCGCAACATCGGCTGCGTTTGCTTCGTTCATCACTGCGATCATGCTGCCGCGAAACGATATTGCGGGCAACATTCGTTCGTGGCAGATCGGCGGCGTCGGTGGCGCGAGTTTCGAGGTGATCCGGCAGGGTCTGCCTTTCCTCATTGTCGGCTTCGTGATCTGTCTGCTGTCAGCGCGCAGTCTCAACTCTCTTGCGCTCGGCGACGAGGTTGCATCAGGTCTCGGCGAACGCGTCGCGGTGGTTCGTGCAGTGGCAGCGCTCGGTGCAGTGTTGCTCTGCGGTGCAGCCACTGCCATTGCCGGACCGATCGGCTTCGTCGGTTTGGTTGTCCCGCATCTGTGCCGGTTGCTGATCGGGATTGACAACCGTTGGCTACTACCGTTTTCTGCGCTGACAGGTGCCGGCCTTCTCGTCGCCGCCGACATTCTCGGACGAATTGTCGCCCGGCCGAGCGAAATCGACGTCGGCATCATCACCGCGCTCATCGGAGCGCCCTTCTTCATTTACATAGTCCGCCGTCAGAAAATACGTGAGCTGTGA